Below is a window of Rhodoglobus vestalii DNA.
GAGGGGTAGCCACCGGGAGCCGTAATGAACGCCCCGGCATAGCGCAGCTCAGGAATTGTCTCGTCTGCGGCCCACTCAGCGAGCCGGGCCGGGTCGCTACCCAAATCGTCAACGGCAGCGAGTCCGCCAGCGATGAGAGTGTGGGGGTCAATCAATCCGAGGTGCACGTGCGAGTCACGAAAGCCCGGAAGCAGCACGCCAGGAAGGTGCTGCGCGGTCGCGGTTGAGGCATCGGTGGTTTGGGTATCCGGAAGCACCGAGATTCGGTCTGGGGTGATGCGCACCGTGGCGGGGCCGTGCCAGCCGCGCTCCCAGTAGGCGTCAATCGCATAGTCCACGCTCACGGTCACGAGCGTCCGATCTCGGTGCGCACAGCGAAGAGTTCAGGAAAGAAGGTGAGGTCGAGGGCTTTCTGCAAGAAGCTGACCCCGCTTGAGCCGCCGGTGCCGCGTTTCATGCCGATGATGCGCATCACAGTTTTCATGTGACGAAAGCGCCAGAGTTGGAAGTTGTCTTCGAGGTCGACGAACTCTTCGCACGCTTCGTAGGCGAGCCAGTGGTCACTTTCGTTGTCGTAAATGTGGCGAAAGGTTTCGATGAGGTCATCGTTTTGCTGGTGGCCGCGGGTGACATCGCGGTTGAGAACGGCGTCGGGGATGTCGTAGCCGTGCCGGTCGAGGTAGCGCAAAAACTCGTCGTAGACGCTTGGTTCGGCGAGCAGCTTGCTCAGCAGTGCGTGAGCTTCGGGTTGCGATTCGAAAACTTTGAGCATGCCGGCGTTCTTGTTGCCGAGCAAAAATTCGACCGCGCGGTATTGGTAGGACTGGAATCCGGATGAGCTGCCCAGGTAGTCACGGAACTGTGAGTACTCGCTCGGCGTGAGCGTTGCGAGCACTGACCACTGTTCGGTGAGGGTGCGCTGAATGTGCTTGACGCGCGCGATGCGCTTGAGCGCTATAGAGAGGTTGTCGTTGGCGATCAGATCGCGGGCCGAGGTCAGCTCGTGGATCACGAGCTTGA
It encodes the following:
- the kynA gene encoding tryptophan 2,3-dioxygenase, which translates into the protein MSHARNERALEDEIVTDFSERMSYGSYLELDRLLSAQTTQSAPEHHDEMLFIIQHQTTELWLKLVIHELTSARDLIANDNLSIALKRIARVKHIQRTLTEQWSVLATLTPSEYSQFRDYLGSSSGFQSYQYRAVEFLLGNKNAGMLKVFESQPEAHALLSKLLAEPSVYDEFLRYLDRHGYDIPDAVLNRDVTRGHQQNDDLIETFRHIYDNESDHWLAYEACEEFVDLEDNFQLWRFRHMKTVMRIIGMKRGTGGSSGVSFLQKALDLTFFPELFAVRTEIGRS